One region of Molothrus aeneus isolate 106 chromosome 1, BPBGC_Maene_1.0, whole genome shotgun sequence genomic DNA includes:
- the NT5C3A gene encoding cytosolic 5'-nucleotidase 3A isoform X4, protein MPEFQKKTVHIKDPARVEEIICGLIKGGAAKLQIITDFDMTLSRFSYNGKRCPTCHNIIDNSKIITDECRKKLFQLKETYYAIEIDPALTIEEKYPYMVEWYHKSHALLIEQGLQKDKFAEIVRESDVMLKEGYENFFDKLSEHNIPVFIFSAGIGDILEEVIHQAGVYHSNVKVVSNFMDFDENGILKGFKGELIHVYNKHDGALKNTEYFKQLKDNSNIILLGDSQGDLSMADGVANVEHILKIGYLNDKVDELLEKYMDSYDIVLVKDESLEVANSILQKIL, encoded by the exons ATGCCAGAATTTCAGAAGAAGACTGTCCATATTAAGGATCCAGCAAGAGTAGAGGAGATTATTTGTGGCCTCATCAAAGGTGGAGCTGCCAAACTTCAG ATTATTACAGATTTTGATATGACATTAAGTAGATTTTCCTACAATGGAAAAAGATGTCCAACTTGTCATA ACATCATTGATAACTCTAAGATCATCACAGATGAATGTCGGAAAAAG tTATTTCAGCTGAAAGAAACTTACTATGCCATTGAAATTGATCCAGCTCTCACCATTGAAGAGAAATACCCATATATGGTAGAATG GTACCATAAATCTCATGCACTACTCATTGAACAAGGCTTACAGAAGGACAAGTTTGCAGAAATTGTAAGGGAATCTGATGTTATGCTGAA AGAAGGGTATGAGAACTTCTTTGATAAGCTCAGTGAACATAATATTCCTGTGTTCATATTTTCTGCTGGGATTGGTGACATTCTTGAGGAAGTAATCCACCAGGCTGGGGTCTACCATTCTAATGTCAAAGTGGTTTCCAATTTCATGGATTTTGATGAAAAT GGAATATTAAAAGGATTTAAAGGAGAATTGATTCATGTTTACAACAAACATGATGGTGCCTTGAAGAACACAGAGTACTTCAAACAGCTAAAAGACAACAGCAATATCATACTGCTGGGTGATTCTCAAGGAGACTTGAGTATGGCAGATGGAGTAGCAAATGTTGAGCACATTCTTAAGATTGGCTATCTCAATGATAAA GTAGATGAGCTTTTGGAAAAATACATGGACTCTTATGATATTGTCTTGGTGAAAGATGAATCCCTGGAAGTTGCCAACTCCATTCTACAGAAAATCCTGTAA
- the NT5C3A gene encoding cytosolic 5'-nucleotidase 3A isoform X3 translates to MQALHLWTLLATYAVAVGQNQGQKNQECPKLNAQMPEFQKKTVHIKDPARVEEIICGLIKGGAAKLQIITDFDMTLSRFSYNGKRCPTCHNIIDNSKIITDECRKKLFQLKETYYAIEIDPALTIEEKYPYMVEWYHKSHALLIEQGLQKDKFAEIVRESDVMLKEGYENFFDKLSEHNIPVFIFSAGIGDILEEVIHQAGVYHSNVKVVSNFMDFDENGILKGFKGELIHVYNKHDGALKNTEYFKQLKDNSNIILLGDSQGDLSMADGVANVEHILKIGYLNDKVDELLEKYMDSYDIVLVKDESLEVANSILQKIL, encoded by the exons ATGCAAGCCCTGCATCTCTGGACTCTGCTTGCCACCTATGCTGTTGCAGTAGGACAAAATCAAGGACAGAAGAATCAGGAGTGCCCTAAGCTCAACGCACAG ATGCCAGAATTTCAGAAGAAGACTGTCCATATTAAGGATCCAGCAAGAGTAGAGGAGATTATTTGTGGCCTCATCAAAGGTGGAGCTGCCAAACTTCAG ATTATTACAGATTTTGATATGACATTAAGTAGATTTTCCTACAATGGAAAAAGATGTCCAACTTGTCATA ACATCATTGATAACTCTAAGATCATCACAGATGAATGTCGGAAAAAG tTATTTCAGCTGAAAGAAACTTACTATGCCATTGAAATTGATCCAGCTCTCACCATTGAAGAGAAATACCCATATATGGTAGAATG GTACCATAAATCTCATGCACTACTCATTGAACAAGGCTTACAGAAGGACAAGTTTGCAGAAATTGTAAGGGAATCTGATGTTATGCTGAA AGAAGGGTATGAGAACTTCTTTGATAAGCTCAGTGAACATAATATTCCTGTGTTCATATTTTCTGCTGGGATTGGTGACATTCTTGAGGAAGTAATCCACCAGGCTGGGGTCTACCATTCTAATGTCAAAGTGGTTTCCAATTTCATGGATTTTGATGAAAAT GGAATATTAAAAGGATTTAAAGGAGAATTGATTCATGTTTACAACAAACATGATGGTGCCTTGAAGAACACAGAGTACTTCAAACAGCTAAAAGACAACAGCAATATCATACTGCTGGGTGATTCTCAAGGAGACTTGAGTATGGCAGATGGAGTAGCAAATGTTGAGCACATTCTTAAGATTGGCTATCTCAATGATAAA GTAGATGAGCTTTTGGAAAAATACATGGACTCTTATGATATTGTCTTGGTGAAAGATGAATCCCTGGAAGTTGCCAACTCCATTCTACAGAAAATCCTGTAA